From a region of the Acidobacteriota bacterium genome:
- a CDS encoding VOC family protein, translating into MLRSKKVFNASLTRAGLYFRAMTTTATFKPGSFCWMELGTTDQKAAKKFYMHLFGWTVDDAPMGPDEFYSMFKLDGKDAAAAYTLRKDQREHGVPPHWMIYIASDNVDESAQRASALGGKVIAQPFDVMDVGRMAVVQDPTGATFCIWQDKRPRPAGARNTNGAFCWADLNTPDVARASEFYTKLFGWKLEKDEKDPSGYLHIKNGEDYIGGIPPAEHSNPNVPPHWLLYFETTNCDATVDKAKQTGANVLFGPVSMENVGRFAVLTDPQGAAFSVFQSARKAKVA; encoded by the coding sequence ATGCTCCGGAGTAAGAAAGTTTTTAACGCTTCGCTAACGCGCGCAGGATTATACTTTCGCGCCATGACAACGACAGCCACATTCAAACCAGGTTCTTTCTGCTGGATGGAACTCGGAACTACCGACCAGAAAGCCGCTAAGAAGTTCTACATGCACCTTTTCGGCTGGACCGTCGATGACGCGCCCATGGGGCCAGACGAATTCTATTCAATGTTTAAACTCGATGGAAAAGATGCCGCCGCTGCCTACACGCTGCGCAAAGATCAGCGCGAACACGGCGTCCCACCGCATTGGATGATCTACATTGCCTCAGATAACGTGGACGAATCTGCCCAGCGCGCGAGCGCCTTGGGCGGAAAAGTCATCGCGCAGCCATTTGATGTCATGGACGTCGGGCGGATGGCGGTGGTGCAGGATCCAACTGGCGCCACGTTCTGCATCTGGCAAGACAAAAGACCCCGTCCCGCGGGCGCCAGAAACACCAACGGCGCATTCTGCTGGGCCGACCTCAACACTCCTGACGTAGCACGCGCCAGTGAGTTCTACACCAAGCTGTTCGGATGGAAGCTGGAGAAGGATGAAAAAGATCCTTCCGGCTATCTGCATATCAAAAATGGTGAGGATTACATCGGTGGAATTCCACCTGCGGAACACAGCAATCCGAATGTTCCGCCGCACTGGCTTCTCTACTTTGAGACCACCAACTGCGATGCCACTGTCGACAAAGCAAAGCAGACCGGCGCTAATGTGCTTTTCGGTCCGGTTTCAATGGAGAACGTAGGAAGATTTGCAGTGCTCACGGATCCACAGGGCGCAGCATTCTCAGTATTCCAGAGTGCGCGCAAAGCTAAGGTTGCGTGA